From Struthio camelus isolate bStrCam1 chromosome 29, bStrCam1.hap1, whole genome shotgun sequence, a single genomic window includes:
- the LOC138062787 gene encoding olfactory receptor 14J1-like encodes MAYDRYVAICKPLHYGTLMGTRACVRMAAAAWATGFLHALLHTANTFTMPLCQGNVLDQFFCEIPQILKLSCSHSYLREVGVFVFSACLIFGCFVFIVLSYVQIFRAVLRMPSEQGRHKAFSMCLPHLAVVSLFVSTSFFAYLKPPSMSSPAVDLVVAVLYSVVPPAVNPLLYSMRNKELKDALNRLIQLLPVQQH; translated from the coding sequence atggcctatgaccgctacgttgccatctgcaaaCCTCTGCACTACGGCaccctcatgggcaccagagcttgtgtcaggatggcagcagctgcctgggccactggttttctccatgctctgctgcacactgcaaacacatttacAATGCCTCTCTGCCAAGgtaatgtcctggaccagttcttctgtgagattccccagatcctcaagctctcctgctcacactcctacctccgggaagtgggggTTTTTGTGTTTAGTGCCTGTTTAatatttgggtgttttgttttcattgtgctgtcctacgtgcagatcttcagagctgtgctgaggatgccctctgagcagggaaggcacaaagccttctccatgtgcctcccgcacctggctgtcgtctccctctttgtcagcacctctTTTTTTGCCTActtgaagcccccctccatgtcctccccagctgtggatctggtggtggccgttctgtactcggtggtgcctccagcagtgaaccccctcctctacagcatgaggaacaaggagctcaaagatGCACTAAACAGATTGattcagctgcttccagttcagcagcactaa